Proteins co-encoded in one Setaria viridis chromosome 9, Setaria_viridis_v4.0, whole genome shotgun sequence genomic window:
- the LOC117837089 gene encoding uncharacterized protein isoform X1: MAHPARPPARHPPNPSLAPTSRPAPAPAVPPSPTTPAARRPETPRRAAQDTPWATCVDGSRNSAPSQYKQDPRLNQIRHANEATSRTKGIVEPDYSDKLKVPRFSGGTYSKPEARVKLIPVEDITYAKHKKPYGRTVGSAALQKRHCRRSVTPPPNSRKVSLVGSKSLTQSPKTSASSYDSCLPRKRPETAETRHPFARGHISSSVTPQITSLKDPASPSCKSSQPLSTNWNTDATPRNLDRMDGTKALARSSSSSILHSQGQSSQKLSAMVNPVSPSPKQMRAPHPSGDPVCTKAGPSSKSLCTPESGKLCSRNINLTTRSAAAPGLQAPIVEPALLSPTSVLSERPIEVYPDTRTAAPVVQEPSVKPVLPSTIPVHNESSTECDNIPPIHSPQSIASAQHGALLQERNSGASINCSRSSGTPVILHTKLHKKHDQPEALWKGNFHVTGELIHTCDGLEAHFPLEVCVRVYEASKNMPEILNLEAIPLSQLWPKQFKMEPPDGGDIGLWFVSSHERPHRSFDHLLEKVASHTGLLTKVGDTELAIFSSLLLSPNYQRKNGELYFWGVFGKRIRKKRCQPSNHIKNVKISNPSQSNEDSCNKYEEVGARLNVTKGKGTENNESDIGITLGARGNPTDVTENKERGRDNYEGIAKLLDLTGGKETARVNDCMAVVGTPDSNPASSCSAPAASLLNGCCSHDSANKSTFSLEDSACQPAYRSSASSDLMLDIPPGFSLDVPPGFTKAHCRLPIEAAAVSGAIAPPSLILDTPPGFPTDIPPGFTEAHRRLPAGPATRACTPGTEKKPLIRISLNVTRPVKMEVPPGFTALHEVKKEPVLPAADKATEKQTLYSFASAACSMEKAGKEDEMEIMDNEVKVEHDDNSEEREVPKIRRLSDLYRGPSDITEFPEHAFLPDKFQEQAPDKQMHQRKRGRRASPEPSPADITTGRPNVNGRIALNDSAGQGNGKVRCVCASSEGRAALPTRASGDHLDSKSISCRCVVCSEEFPSQ; encoded by the exons GACACACCTTGGGCAACATGTGTTGATGGTTCAAGAAACAGTGCCCCCTCTCAGTACAAACAAGATCCAAG ACTTAATCAAATTCGTCATGCTAATGAGGCAACGTCCAGAACCAAGGGAATTGTAGAACCAGACTATTCAGATAAGCTCAAGGTGCCTAGATTTTCTGGTGGTACATATTCAAAGCCTGAGGCAAGAGTGAAGTTGATTCCCGTGGAAGATATTACCTACGCAAAACATAAGAAGCCATACGGTAGAACTGTTGGCTCAGCTGCGTTACAGAAAAGACATTGCAGACGAAGTGTTACACCACCACCAAATTCACGTAAAGTATCTCTTGTGGGATCCAAATCACTCACTCAAAGTCCTAAGACATCAGCATCATCCTATGACTCGTGTTTACCCCGTAAAAGACCTGAGACAGCTGAAACTAGGCACCCATTTGCTAGGGGGCACATAAGTAGCTCTGTCACCCCCCAAATTACTTCTCTGAAGGACCCTGCATCGCCCAGTTGCAAATCTTCACAacctttgagtactaattggaATACTGATGCTACTCCTAGAAATCTAGACAGAATGGATGGTACAAAAGCACTTGCCAGGAGCTCCAGTTCGAGTATTTTGCATTCTCAAGGCCAGAGCAGCCAAAAACTATCAGCAATGGTAAATCCTGTGTCTCCTAGTCCCAAGCAAATGCGTGCTCCGCATCCAAGTGGGGATCCTGTGTGTACGAAGGCAGGACCTTCTTCTAAGAGTTTGTGCACACCAGAGAGTGGAAAGTTGTGTAGTAGAAACATTAATTTGACCACAAGAAGTGCTGCAGCTCCTGGATTGCAAGCTCCTATTGTGGAGCCTGCATTGCTAAGCCCAACATCTGTGCTTAGTGAAAGGCCCATTGAAGTTTATCCTGATACAAGAACTGCTGCTCCTGTTGTGCAAGAACCAAGTGTAAAGCCTGTATTGCCGAGCACAATACCTGTGCACAATGAATCTTCCACGGAG TGCGACAATATTCCTCCAATACACAGCCCTCAATCCATAGCTTCTGCGCAACACGGTGCATTGTTGCAAGAAAGAAACTCAGGGGCATCAATTAACTGTAGCAGATCTTCAG GTACACCAGTAATTTTACATACGAAGCTGCACAAGAAGCATGATCAACCAGAAGCCCTCTGGAA gGGTAACTTTCATGTTACTGGAGAACTGATACATACTTGTGATGGACTTGAAGCCCATTTCCCTTTGGAAGTCTGTGTCAGAGTTTATGAAGCTTCAAAGAACATGCCTGAAATTTTAAACCTGGAGGCTATACCTCTTTCCCAGCTGTGGCCAAAACAATTCAAGATGGAACCCCCGGACGGGGGGGATATTGGACTATGGTTTGTGAGCAGTCATGAAAG GCCTCACAGGAGTTTCGATCATCTTCTTGAAAAAGTTGCTTCACATACTGGTCTCTTGACCAAAGTTGGTGATACTGAATTGGCAATATTTTCATCGTTGTTGCTGTCACCAAACTATCAGA GAAAAAATGGTGAATTATATTTTTGGGGTGTTTTTGGGAAGCGTATCAGGAAGAAGCGGTGCCAACCCAGCAATCATATAAAAAATGTGAAGATCAGCAATCCCAGTCAGTCAAATGAAGACTCTTGTAACAAATATGAGGAGGTAGGCGCAAGATTGAATGTCACAAAAGGCAAAGGGACAGAGAATAATGAATCTGATATTGGCATAACATTGGGTGCAAGAGGCAATCCAACAGATGTCACAGAAaacaaagagagagggagggacaATTATGAGGGTATTGCCAAGTTATTGGATTTGACAGGGGGCAAGGAGACTGCTAGAGTCAATGACTGCATGGCAGTGGTCGGAACTCCTGATTCAAACCCTGCATCCAGTTGTTCAGCTCCTGCTGCTTCTCTTCTTAACGGATGTTGCAGTCATGACTCTGCAAACAAGAGCACTTTTAGCTTAGAAG ATTCCGCATGCCAGCCTGCTTACAGATCTTCAGCTAGCTCAGACTTGATGCTGGACATACCCCCTGGATTTTCTCTTGATGTACCTCCTGGCTTCACGAAAGCTCACTGTCGGCTTCCGATCGAAGCTGCTGCTGTGTCTGGTGCCATTGCACCTCCCAGTCTGATATTGGACACTCCTCCAGGATTTCCTACAGATATTCCTCCTGGCTTTACTGAAGCTCATCGCCGACTACCTGCTGGACCAGCAACTCGTGCTTGTACCCCTGGCACTGAAAAGAAGCCCCTCATTAGGATCTCTCTAAATGTTACAAGGCCTGTTAAAATGGAAGTTCCACCTGGATTTACTGCACTTCATGAAGTGAAAAAAGAGCCTGTGTTGCCTGCTGCTGATAAGGCCACAGAGAAACAAACACTATATTCTTTTGCATCTGCTGCATGTTCAATGGAAAAAGCTGGGAAAGAAGATGAAATGGAAATCATGGACAATGAG GTAAAAGTTGAACACGATGATAACTCAGAGGAGCGAGAGGTTCCAAAGATTAGGCGGCTTTCAGATCTGTACCGTGGGCCTTCGGACATAACTGAATTCCCCGAGCATGCATTCTTGCCTGACAAGTTTCAGGAGCAGGCCCCTGATAAACAGATGCATCAGAGAAAGAGAGGCAGGCGAGCATCACCAGAACCTTCTCCAGCAGATAtcaccactggaaggccgaatGTGAATGGTCGAATTGCCTTGAATGACAGCGCAGGTCAAGGGAATGGTAAGGTGAGATGCGTCTGCGCATCCTCTGAAGGTCGTGCGGCTCTGCCTACCAGAGCATCAGGTGATCATCTGGATAGCAAGAGCATTTCCTGTAGGTGCGTTGTATGCAGCGAAGAGTTCCCATCACAGTGA
- the LOC117837089 gene encoding uncharacterized protein isoform X2, which translates to MAHPARPPARHPPNPSLAPTSRPAPAPAVPPSPTTPAARRPETPRRAAQDTPWATCVDGSRNSAPSQYKQDPRLNQIRHANEATSRTKGIVEPDYSDKLKVPRFSGGTYSKPEARVKLIPVEDITYAKHKKPYGRTVGSAALQKRHCRRSVTPPPNSRKVSLVGSKSLTQSPKTSASSYDSCLPRKRPETAETRHPFARGHISSSVTPQITSLKDPASPSCKSSQPLSTNWNTDATPRNLDRMDGTKALARSSSSSILHSQGQSSQKLSAMVNPVSPSPKQMRAPHPSGDPVCTKAGPSSKSLCTPESGKLCSRNINLTTRSAAAPGLQAPIVEPALLSPTSVLSERPIEVYPDTRTAAPVVQEPSVKPVLPSTIPVHNESSTECDNIPPIHSPQSIASAQHGALLQERNSGASINCSRSSAFCHNIGTPETGTPVILHTKLHKKHDQPEALWKGNFHVTGELIHTCDGLEAHFPLEVCVRVYEASKNMPEILNLEAIPLSQLWPKQFKMEPPDGGDIGLWFVSSHERPHRSFDHLLEKVASHTGLLTKVGDTELAIFSSLLLSPNYQRKNGELYFWGVFGKRIRKKRCQPSNHIKNVKISNPSQSNEDSCNKYEEVGARLNVTKGKGTENNESDIGITLGARGNPTDVTENKERGRDNYEGIAKLLDLTGGKETARVNDCMAVVGTPDSNPASSCSAPAASLLNGCCSHDSANKSTFSLEDSACQPAYRSSASSDLMLDIPPGFSLDVPPGFTKAHCRLPIEAAAVSGAIAPPSLILDTPPGFPTDIPPGFTEAHRRLPAGPATRACTPGTEKKPLIRISLNVTRPVKMEVPPGFTALHEVKKEPVLPAADKATEKQTLYSFASAACSMEKAGKEDEMEIMDNEVKVEHDDNSEEREVPKIRRLSDLYRGPSDITEFPEHAFLPDKFQEQAPDKQMHQRKRGRRASPEPSPADITTGRPNVNGRIALNDSAGQGNGKVRCVCASSEGRAALPTRASGDHLDSKSISCRCVVCSEEFPSQ; encoded by the exons GACACACCTTGGGCAACATGTGTTGATGGTTCAAGAAACAGTGCCCCCTCTCAGTACAAACAAGATCCAAG ACTTAATCAAATTCGTCATGCTAATGAGGCAACGTCCAGAACCAAGGGAATTGTAGAACCAGACTATTCAGATAAGCTCAAGGTGCCTAGATTTTCTGGTGGTACATATTCAAAGCCTGAGGCAAGAGTGAAGTTGATTCCCGTGGAAGATATTACCTACGCAAAACATAAGAAGCCATACGGTAGAACTGTTGGCTCAGCTGCGTTACAGAAAAGACATTGCAGACGAAGTGTTACACCACCACCAAATTCACGTAAAGTATCTCTTGTGGGATCCAAATCACTCACTCAAAGTCCTAAGACATCAGCATCATCCTATGACTCGTGTTTACCCCGTAAAAGACCTGAGACAGCTGAAACTAGGCACCCATTTGCTAGGGGGCACATAAGTAGCTCTGTCACCCCCCAAATTACTTCTCTGAAGGACCCTGCATCGCCCAGTTGCAAATCTTCACAacctttgagtactaattggaATACTGATGCTACTCCTAGAAATCTAGACAGAATGGATGGTACAAAAGCACTTGCCAGGAGCTCCAGTTCGAGTATTTTGCATTCTCAAGGCCAGAGCAGCCAAAAACTATCAGCAATGGTAAATCCTGTGTCTCCTAGTCCCAAGCAAATGCGTGCTCCGCATCCAAGTGGGGATCCTGTGTGTACGAAGGCAGGACCTTCTTCTAAGAGTTTGTGCACACCAGAGAGTGGAAAGTTGTGTAGTAGAAACATTAATTTGACCACAAGAAGTGCTGCAGCTCCTGGATTGCAAGCTCCTATTGTGGAGCCTGCATTGCTAAGCCCAACATCTGTGCTTAGTGAAAGGCCCATTGAAGTTTATCCTGATACAAGAACTGCTGCTCCTGTTGTGCAAGAACCAAGTGTAAAGCCTGTATTGCCGAGCACAATACCTGTGCACAATGAATCTTCCACGGAG TGCGACAATATTCCTCCAATACACAGCCCTCAATCCATAGCTTCTGCGCAACACGGTGCATTGTTGCAAGAAAGAAACTCAGGGGCATCAATTAACTGTAGCAGATCTTCAG CATTTTGTCATAACATTGGTACTCCGGAAACAGGTACACCAGTAATTTTACATACGAAGCTGCACAAGAAGCATGATCAACCAGAAGCCCTCTGGAA gGGTAACTTTCATGTTACTGGAGAACTGATACATACTTGTGATGGACTTGAAGCCCATTTCCCTTTGGAAGTCTGTGTCAGAGTTTATGAAGCTTCAAAGAACATGCCTGAAATTTTAAACCTGGAGGCTATACCTCTTTCCCAGCTGTGGCCAAAACAATTCAAGATGGAACCCCCGGACGGGGGGGATATTGGACTATGGTTTGTGAGCAGTCATGAAAG GCCTCACAGGAGTTTCGATCATCTTCTTGAAAAAGTTGCTTCACATACTGGTCTCTTGACCAAAGTTGGTGATACTGAATTGGCAATATTTTCATCGTTGTTGCTGTCACCAAACTATCAGA GAAAAAATGGTGAATTATATTTTTGGGGTGTTTTTGGGAAGCGTATCAGGAAGAAGCGGTGCCAACCCAGCAATCATATAAAAAATGTGAAGATCAGCAATCCCAGTCAGTCAAATGAAGACTCTTGTAACAAATATGAGGAGGTAGGCGCAAGATTGAATGTCACAAAAGGCAAAGGGACAGAGAATAATGAATCTGATATTGGCATAACATTGGGTGCAAGAGGCAATCCAACAGATGTCACAGAAaacaaagagagagggagggacaATTATGAGGGTATTGCCAAGTTATTGGATTTGACAGGGGGCAAGGAGACTGCTAGAGTCAATGACTGCATGGCAGTGGTCGGAACTCCTGATTCAAACCCTGCATCCAGTTGTTCAGCTCCTGCTGCTTCTCTTCTTAACGGATGTTGCAGTCATGACTCTGCAAACAAGAGCACTTTTAGCTTAGAAG ATTCCGCATGCCAGCCTGCTTACAGATCTTCAGCTAGCTCAGACTTGATGCTGGACATACCCCCTGGATTTTCTCTTGATGTACCTCCTGGCTTCACGAAAGCTCACTGTCGGCTTCCGATCGAAGCTGCTGCTGTGTCTGGTGCCATTGCACCTCCCAGTCTGATATTGGACACTCCTCCAGGATTTCCTACAGATATTCCTCCTGGCTTTACTGAAGCTCATCGCCGACTACCTGCTGGACCAGCAACTCGTGCTTGTACCCCTGGCACTGAAAAGAAGCCCCTCATTAGGATCTCTCTAAATGTTACAAGGCCTGTTAAAATGGAAGTTCCACCTGGATTTACTGCACTTCATGAAGTGAAAAAAGAGCCTGTGTTGCCTGCTGCTGATAAGGCCACAGAGAAACAAACACTATATTCTTTTGCATCTGCTGCATGTTCAATGGAAAAAGCTGGGAAAGAAGATGAAATGGAAATCATGGACAATGAG GTAAAAGTTGAACACGATGATAACTCAGAGGAGCGAGAGGTTCCAAAGATTAGGCGGCTTTCAGATCTGTACCGTGGGCCTTCGGACATAACTGAATTCCCCGAGCATGCATTCTTGCCTGACAAGTTTCAGGAGCAGGCCCCTGATAAACAGATGCATCAGAGAAAGAGAGGCAGGCGAGCATCACCAGAACCTTCTCCAGCAGATAtcaccactggaaggccgaatGTGAATGGTCGAATTGCCTTGAATGACAGCGCAGGTCAAGGGAATGGTAAGGTGAGATGCGTCTGCGCATCCTCTGAAGGTCGTGCGGCTCTGCCTACCAGAGCATCAGGTGATCATCTGGATAGCAAGAGCATTTCCTGTAGGTGCGTTGTATGCAGCGAAGAGTTCCCATCACAGTGA